In Pseudochaenichthys georgianus chromosome 6, fPseGeo1.2, whole genome shotgun sequence, a single window of DNA contains:
- the ppcdc gene encoding phosphopantothenoylcysteine decarboxylase isoform X2, with the protein MQTEEHDSGLKAGLLKSCGTCRVLVGVTGSVAALKLPVLVSQLLQLSGLWTQRSDPVLHIELRRWADLFVIAPLDANTLGKIANGICDNLLTCVVRAWDTSRPLLFCPAMNTAMWQHPITAQQVSRLTEFGYVEIPCIAKKLVCGDEGKGAMAEVSTIVSVVKQYLPIPDESSQKTSM; encoded by the exons ATGCAGACAGAGGAGCATGATTCTGGTCTAAAGGCTGGTTTGTTGAAATCTTGTGGGACATGTCGTGTTCTTGTCGGTGTGACGGGAAGTGTTGCAGCCCTAAAACTGCCTGTGTTGGTATCACAGCTTCTTCAGCTCTCTGGG CTGTGGACTCAGAGGTCTGACCCTGTGTTGCACATTGAGCTAAGGCGCTGGGCAGACCTTTTTGTCATTGCCCCCCTTGATGCCAACACTCTTGGAAAAATTGCGAATGGAATTTGTGACAATCTCCTG ACATGTGTGGTGAGAGCCTGGGACACCAgtcgtcctctcctcttctgccCTGCCATGAATACAGCCATGTGGCAGCATCCCATCACAGCCCAGCAGGTATCCAGGCTCACAGAGTTTGGATATGTGGAAATCCCCTGCATTGCTAAGAAGCTAGTATGTGGAGATGAAG GTAAAGGAGCCATGGCAGAGGTATCCACTATTGTCAGTGTTGTCAAACAATATCTTCCGATACCAGATGAGTCATCTCAGAAAACATCCATGTAA
- the c6h15orf39 gene encoding uncharacterized protein C15orf39 homolog isoform X1 has product MMSSQAMHIDPLFRQTMPLFDGTIASTGLTKPPNMSGFLSKPVLQYNGAYFTYDHRGKDGAGFTPPWSTSNPSLLDGRSPVSHLSGMEGQNHIMYRQESKSLEEGHSPSSSLHHVPVKPGFALYTKGPGIRSPAAAVPVAGKQKAGAENSSPPSENSVYLAIPKPHYMHNPCCDELGCVIGHQYSVEHGSQRIPSTVYEHDWMQNDAHCTERPPVQRTGPDTLLQQRGLQFEPRAEPLKRGTYSPGRAGTFPAMIDPNYSSYPCTPTRPLYGSLSEQSQRLQTSPRGYPSLYSSHPTYEHMTSEVYQEHSPMSKYGQLTQHPMFYYSQANVEVENRSQCKQREDVPVILKHTISNPREHYIFPQSFHGEIPLSCSEMLQNHVLMRSFDSPCYAVPRFHLSASQIRSPPKRQHAMPSLHSHHIVSQSGQNMAHHMASATDQHKDKPSPQFDQSHPNSPFRRVNISSPARRVSPPSVSPSNIDMNRFHSPLTSMQMDRPVFSPTGLNMERILDYSSNEAHVRCPEQPKSLPASPQTSLPRSPHHISNRIQTAVANQGCIRKIIHSPLAPGNQHNGPVSSPGSAILKRCLKRSISHSVSPIKIKEEDKDLCEVGFVTKRHRVEMENAEERIQTSSPPMPVINNVFSLAPYQAYLKASGFLFSGRVPQRAVHSSEHRDVQTKPDIKVKRPDQDEPRSVLCLVPKQICARSPTEKPVVKMFEPKTIKVEKVDPTDTEYISQMDCSKIKIKREPEDTGSYNSESMLVIKKCEPDELESKPSLADEHKASHETPDHSKSEVAAEIHSYPRVDTCMIPKPITSSHPPEMKIHFKNIPPECLKLSTFNIILSDTKHSRPAPPPEKPPASPITEFPPKLEPQAPVRKHFLELHLSICKLISNCVLASSEQELRAWLSQFELTLPASPTTKDQKVSCLLGVKARVGWLNEEIKSALHDVLQRLREYTFQKSCPFPHVMRTGAVFLPMLVVKELLFPTVQGSFIDQVLQEHRVELRPTTLSEERILIQLHKRACSSRLRRLMSLKHLPDVYSDAINLLYHACVCKHLESTSADVQKRVQA; this is encoded by the exons ATGATGAGCAGCCAGGCGATGCACATTGACCCATTGTTTCGACAAACGATGCCGTTATTCGACGGGACCATAGCATCCACGGGACTGACGAAACCTCCAAATATGTCTGGTTTCCTGAGTAAGCCAGTGCTGCAGTACAACGGCGCTTACTTCACTTATGACCACAGAGGAAAGGATGGAGCAGGATTTACTCCTCCTTGGAGCACCTCAAACCCCTCTCTGCTGGATGGCAGAAGTCCTGTGAGTCACCTTTCTGGCATGGAAGGACAAAACCACATAATGTACAGGCAAGAAAGCAAATCTTTAGAAGAAGGCCATTCTCCTTCATCCTCTTTGCATCACGTCCCAGTAAAACCGGGCTTTGCGTTATACACTAAAGGTCCTGGGATCAGGAGTCCCGCAGCTGCTGTGCCAGTGGCTGGAAAACAAAAGGCTGGAGCGGAGAATTCATCTCCCCCATCTGAAAACTCTGTTTACTTAGCAATTCCTAAGCCACATTATATGCATAACCCCTGCTGTGATGAACTGGGTTGTGTGATAGGACATCAATACAGTGTGGAACATGGCTCTCAGAGGATACCCAGCACTGTATATGAGCATGATTGGATGCAAAATGATGCTCACTGCACTGAAAGACCACCCGTCCAGAGGACAGGACCAGACACACTGCTGCAACAGAGAGGTTTACAGTTTGAGCCCAGAGCGGAACCACTAAAGAGGGGGACGTACAGCCCAGGTAGAGCAGGGACTTTTCCTGCTATGATCGACCCAAACTATAGCAGTTACCCCTGCACCCCGACTCGCCCACTGTATGGTTCTCTAAGTGAGCAGAGCCAGCGTTTACAAACCTCCCCCAGAGGCTACCCTAGCCTATACTCCTCCCATCCCACATATGAGCATATGACATCAGAGGTTTATCAGGAACATTCTCCCATGTCCAAATATGGCCAGCTAACACAGCACCCAATGTTTTACTACTCCCAAGCAAATGTGGAGGTAGAAAATAGGTCACAGTGTAAGCAGAGGGAAGATGTGCCTGTTATTCTCAAGCACACAATCTCAAACCCCCGGGAGCATTACATATTTCCTCAGTCGTTTCATGGTGAAATTCCTTTGTCTTGCAGTGAAATGTTGCAAAATCATGTCCTAATGCGGAGTTTTGACTCTCCATGTTATGCAGTTCCAAGATTTCATTTGAGTGCAAGCCAAATCAGATCCCCCCCAAAAAGGCAACATGCAATGCCGAGCTTGCACTCTCATCACATTGTTTCCCAATCAGGCCAAAACATGGCACACCACATGGCCTCTGCAACAGACCAACATAAGGACAAACCTAGCCCGCAGTTTGACCAATCACATCCCAACTCGCCATTCCGACGTGTAAACATAAGCAGTCCTGCCAGGCGTGTAAGCCCACCGAGTGTCTCACCGTCCAACATAGACATGAACAGGTTTCATTCCCCACTCACCAGCATGCAGATGGACCGACCCGTCTTTTCACCAACTGGCTTGAACATGGAAAGAATCCTAGACTATTCTTCCAATGAAGCCCATGTTAGGTGCCCAGAACAGCCCAAAAGTCTTCCTGCTTCCCCACAAACATCACTGCCCCGATCACCACATCACATTTCAAATCGAATCCAAACAGCTGTAGCAAATCAGGGATGTATCCGTAAGATAATTCATTCCCCCCTTGCACCAGGAAACCAACACAATGGCCCTGTGTCCAGTCCAGGCTCTGCTATTCTCAAAAGGTGCCTGAAGAGAAGTATTTCTCACTCAGTTTCGCCCATCAAAATAAAAGAAGAAGATAAGGATTTATGTGAAGTGGGATTTGTTACAAAACGACATAGGGTAGAAATGGAGAATGCAGAAGAAAGAATACAAACTAGCTCCCCTCCTATGCCAGTTATTAACAACGTATTTAGTCTGGCACCCTACCAAGCATACCTGAAGGCCTCTGGATTTTTATTTTCAGGCAGAGTACCTCAGAGAGCCGTCCATTCGTCCGAGCACCGTGACGTTCAAACCAAGCCAGACATCAAAGTGAAAAGGCCTGATCAAGATGAACCTCGGTCTGTTCTCTGTCTGGTTCCCAAACAAATCTGTGCACGTTCTCCAACAGAGAAGCCTGTTGTAAAAATGTTTGAACCTAAAACTATTAAAGTAGAAAAAGTAGATCCAACAGACACAGAGTACATTAGTCAGATGGACTGCAGCAAAATCAAAATAAAGAGGGAGCCTGAAGACACTGGTTCCTACAACAGTGAGTCAATGTTGGTGATAAAGAAATGTGAACCTGATGAACTTGAAAGTAAACCTTCATTAGCAGATGAACATAAGGCTTCACATGAGACTCCAGATCATTCCAAATCTGAGGTGGCTGCAGAGATACACTCATATCCTCGGGTTGACACATGCATGATACCTAAACCCATTACTTCATCTCACCCACCTGAgatgaaaatacatttcaaaaacatTCCTCCAGAATGTCTGAAACTTTCCACCTTCAATATAATTCTCAGTGATACGAAGCATTCTCGCCCCGCACCCCCCCCAGAGAAGCCTCCTGCATCGCCGATAACTGAATTTCCACCAAAACTAGAGCCCCAGGCGCCAGTCCGAAAGCACTTCTTAGAGTTGCACCTGTCCATCTGCAAGCTAATATCTAACTGTGTGTTGGCCTCCTCAGAGCAGGAGCTCCGGGCATGGCTGTCTCAGTTCGAACTGACTCTACCAGCATCTCCTACAACCAAAGACCAGAAAGTGTCCTGTTTGTTGGGGGTAAAAGCCAGGGTGGGGTGGCTCAATGAGGAGATAAAGTCAGCGCTCCATGATGTCCTGCAGAGGTTGAGAGAGTACACCTTTCAGAAAAGCTGTCCTTTTCCACACGTCATGCGGACGGGGGCCGTGTTCCTCCCCATGCTGGTGGTGAAGGAGCTGCTGTTTCCCACAGTGCAGGGCAGCTTCATCGACCAGGTGCTGCAGGAGCACCGAGTGGAGCTACGGCCCACTACGCTCTCAGAGGAAAGGATCCTCATCCAGCTTCACAAACGAGCCTGCTCCTCCAGGCTGAGGAGACTCATGTCCCTCAAACACCTGCCGGATGTCTACTCTGATGCCATCAACCTTCTGTATCACGCTTGTGTCTGCAAACATCTGG AATCAACTTCAGCTGACGTCCAAAAGAGAGTCCag
- the ints14 gene encoding integrator complex subunit 14 translates to MPTVILMDVSLSMTRPVSLDGGDEFQRKNLAVHGLNMLFEHMASNYRLEFTSLMAFSSLWELLVPFTRDYNALQEALGNLEDYDKTCVESALNGVSSVVQQEWGSACPCQVVLVTDGSLGIGKGSLRQSLQSLKHRADDKKFPLPFPFPTKMFIMSIANTEELQTTDAMNNLEELLHLSGGDGQIFTMEGPLCMKSVQAMFGRLIDHAYSPFHAVLHCGNLSSDVQVFPRPEPIVMDEEVDPMPRSINPDLELVGFIEIADISSPPVISRHLVLPINVNKEVDEVGTGATDELEEEPSASQMAGKNPNFCVLLHGSLKVEGMVALVQLGPEWYGMLYSQADSKKKSNLMMSLFEPGSEPLPWLGKITHLGPISEAAENPYGEDDSKSPFPLQPSVKRSYAQNVTVWIKASGLQTDVQKILRNARKLPDKTQTFYKELNRLRKAALAFGFWELLKGVADLLERECTLLPDSAHPDAAFQLSHAAQQLKLASTGDSQYAAFDHNIAPMHTDFSS, encoded by the exons ATGCCTACCGTGATCCTGATGGACGTGTCTCTGTCCATGACTCGGCCGGTGTCACTGGACGGCGGCGACGAGTTCCAGAGGAAGAACCTGGCTGTCCACGGACTAAATATGTTATTTGAACACATGGCCTCAAACTACCGCCTGGAGTTCACATCACTGATGGCCTTTTCTTCCCTCTGGGAGCTCTTGGTGCCTTTCACTAGAGATTACAATGCATTACAG GAGGCTTTGGGCAACCTGGAGGACTATGACAAGACTTGTGTTGAATCAGCTCTTAATGGAGTTAGTAGCGTGGTGCAGCAGGAGTGGGGCAGTGCCTGTCCCTGTCAG GTGGTGCTAGTCACTGATGGATCTCTTGGTATTGGAAAGGGTTCCCTTCGTCAATCCCTCCAATCACTGAAGCATCGTGCGGATGACAAGAAGTTCCCCCTTCCTTTCCCATTCCCAACAAAAATGTTCATCATGTCTATAGCCAATACAGAGGAG CTCCAGACGACTGATGCCATGAACAACTTGGAGGAGCTACTTCATCTGAGCGGAGGTGATGGACAGATCTTCACTATGGAGGGACCTCTTTGCATGAAGAGTGTACAGGCCATGTTTGG GAGGCTGATTGATCACGCGTACTCTCCCTTCCATGCGGTCCTGCACTGTGGGAACCTGTCCTCAGACGTTCAGGTGTTCCCTCGGCCGGAGCCTATAGtgatggatgaagaggtggaCCCCATGCCGCGCTCCATCAATCCAG ATTTGGAATTAGTGGGCTTCATTGAAATTGCTGATATATCCAGTCCCCCTGTTATTTCCAGACACTTGGTACTGCctattaatgtaaacaaag AGGTGGATGAAGTTGGCACAGGAGCCACCGATGAGCTTGAGGAGGAACCCTCTGCCAGTCAAATGGCAGGCAAAAATCCAAACTTCTGTGTACTCTTACATGGCAGCCTTAAAGTGGAGGGCATGGTGGCCCTCGTCCAGCTGGG GCCGGAGTGGTACGGCATGCTTTACTCCCAAGCAGACAGCAAGAAGAAGTCGAACCTGATGATGTCTCTGTTTGAGCCTGGGTCGGAGCCTCTGCCTTGGCTGGGCAAGATCACACATTTGGGACCAATATCAG AGGCAGCTGAAAATCCCTATGGAGAGGATGACAGTAAAAGTCCTTTCCCTCTACAGCCTTCAGTCAAACGAAGCTATGCGCAGAATGTCACGGTGTGGATCAAGGCCAGTGGGCTACAG ACTGATGTGCAGAAGATCCTGaggaatgcaaggaagctgcctGATAAAACTCAAACCTTCTACAAG GAGCTGAACCGTCTGCGTAAGGCTGCGTTGGCGTTCGGTTTCTGGGAGCTCCTGAAGGGCGTGGCCGACCTGCTGGAGAGAGAGTGCACCCTGCTGCCCGACTCGGCCCACCCTGACGCTGCCTTCCAGCTGTCCCACGCCGCACAGCAGCTCAAACTGGCCAGCACCGGGGACTCCCAGTACGCTGCTTTTGATCACAATATTGCTCCCATGCACACTGACTTCTCCAGCTGA
- the LOC117448487 gene encoding sodium/potassium/calcium exchanger 1-like yields the protein MFCARRKRLQLCRVLFLLSGVFLCTLYQLTISARLYKPLPMPQIGEDFFGEGSTEGVNEATVETQGSEEPLTATHTFEPTDQTTPEIHVAHSDINSNFEAFTPTEPPLSPTTKRTMVHCIFVAPEPPQETPSPTPTLPSEAPYLKGDYPEDLFSVEDRRRGWVILHVFGMLYMFISLAIVCDEFFVPALGVITETLAISEDVAGATFMAAGGSAPELFTSFIGVFIAHSNVGIGTIVGSAVFNILFVIGMCALFSREILHLTWWPLFRDGSFYIFGLILLIIFFLDNVIMWWESLMLLACYTVYVIFMKFNVQIEQTFKSLLFKNKNIVRIAVGEPGKINGDAEHNALPAQRDKNLLKLKPSLQRGGSSASLHNSTMRNTVFQLMIHTLDPIGKGKFKDKAETLNNVARGATENKTQDKREDGGDKSEATKEREAAPAPDKQDHAEDKKEDVPTGEDGSGGSDSEEDDSEEDSKESSEEEEEEEEEEEDEEEEGDEEEEEKEDEPLSLEWPETRRKQATYLFLLPIIFPLWLTVPDVRNQKSRHFFVATFLGSIIWIAVFSYFMVWWAHQVGETIGISEEIMGLTILAAGTSIPDLITSVIVARKGLGDMAVSSSVGSNIFDITVGLPVPWLLYSSFHGFAPMAVSSNGLFCAIVLLFIMLLFVIISIASCNWKLNKRLGFIMFLLYFVFLVLSVMLEDRIIVCPVSI from the exons ATGTTTTGTGCAAGGAGGAAGCGACTACAGCTCTGCCGGGTCCTGTTTCTCCTCTCTGGGGTTTTTCTTTGTACACTCTACCAGCTGACTATCAGTGCCAGACTGTACAAGCCTTTGCCAATGCCTCAGATTGGAGAGGATTTTTTTGGAGAAGGTTCAACAGAAGGGGTCAATGAGGCCACAGTAGAGACTCAGGGGTCGGAGGAACCTCTCACTGCAACACATACATTTGAGCCAACAGATCAAACAACGCCAGAGATACATGTGGCACATTCGGATATAAATTCAAATTTTGAAGCATTCACCCCCACTGAACCTCCACTATCACCAACTACAAAACGGACTATGGTGCATTGCATCTTTGTGGCACCTGAGCCTCCACAGGAGACACCCTCACCAACTCCAACTCTTCCTAGTGAAGCTCCATACTTGAAGGGAGACTACCCTGAAGATCTATTTTCTGTTGAAGACCGTAGACGAGGCTGGGTGATCCTCCACGTTTTTGGGATGTTGTACATGTTCATTTCACTTGCAATAGTGTGTGATGAGTTCTTTGTTCCTGCGCTGGGGGTGATCACAGAGACTTTAGCCATCTCTGAAGATGTAGCAGGAGCCACCTTCATGGCTGCTGGAGGTTCTGCCCCCGAACTGTTCACCTCCTTCATAGGAGTCTTCATCGCCCACAGCAATGTGGGTATCGGCACAATCGTTGGTTCAGCTGTGTTCAACATTTTGTTTGTGATCGGGATGTGTGCTTTGTTTTCACGGGAGATACTTCATCTCACCTGGTGGCCACTTTTCAGAGATGGATCCTTCTACATATTCGGCCTTATCTTACTCATCATCTTCTTCCTGGATAATGTCATAATGTGGTGGGAGAGCTTGATGCTGCTGGCCTGTTACACTGTCTATGTGATTTTCATGAAGTTTAATGTGCAAATTGAACAAACCTTCAAGTCCCTACTCTTCAAAAACAAGAACATTGTGAGAATTGCTGTAGGGGAACCTGGAAAG ATAAACGGCGATGCTGAACATAATGCCCTTCCTGCTCAAAGGGACAAGAATCTGttaaag TTGAAGCCATCCCTTCAGCGAGGGGGGAGCTCAGCTTCTTTACACAACAGCACCATGAGAAACACCGTCTTTCAACTCATGATCCACACATTGGACCCTATAGGAAAGG GGAAATTTAAGGATAAGGCTGAGACGCTGAATAATGTGGCTAGAGGGGCGACAGAGAACAAAACTCAAGACAAACGTGAAG ATGGTGGAGATAAATCTGAGGCGACCAAAGAGCGAGAGGCGGCCCCAGCACCGGATAAGCAGGATCACGCAGAGGACAAGAAG GAGGATGTGCCAACAGGAGAGGATGGGTCAGGAGGCTCTGACAGTGAGGAAGATGACAGTGAAGAAGATAGCAAAGAGtccagtgaagaagaagaagaagaagaagaagaagaagaagatgaggaggaggagggcgatgaagaagaagaggagaaagAAGATGAGCCTTTGTCTTTAGAGTGGCCTGAAACACGACGTAAACAAGCCACCTACCTCTTCCTGCTGCCCATCATTTTCCCTCTGTGGCTCACAGTTCCAGATGTTCGCAACCAG AAATCCAGACATTTCTTTGTCGCCACTTTTCTGGGCTCTATCATCTGGATTGCCGTTTTCTCCTACTTCATGGTTTGGTGGGCCCATCAG GTGGGTGAGACCATCGGCATCTCAGAGGAGATTATGGGCCTGACGATCCTGGCTGCAGGGACCTCCATCCCTGACCTCATCACCAGTGTGATCGTGGCGCGTAAAGGCCTGGGGGACATGGCTGTGTCCAGCTCGGTGGGCAGCAACATCTTCGACATCACAGTGGG TCTTCCAGTGCCATGGCTCCTCTACTCATCGTTCCACGGTTTTGCTCCAATGGCTGTCAGCAGCAACGGGCTCTTCTGTGCCATCGTGCTGCTCTTCATCATGCTCCTCTTTGTCATCATCTCAATTGCATCCTGTAATTGGAAGTTGAATAAGAGGCTGGGTTTCATCATGTTCCTGCTCTACTTTGTCTTCCTGGTGCTTAGTGTGATGCTGGAGGATCGCATCATTGTCTGCCCTGTTTCCATCTGA
- the ppcdc gene encoding phosphopantothenoylcysteine decarboxylase isoform X1, translating into MQTEEHDSGLKAGLLKSCGTCRVLVGVTGSVAALKLPVLVSQLLQLSGVDIRVVTTEHAKHFYNPAEVSVKVYDDKDEWELWTQRSDPVLHIELRRWADLFVIAPLDANTLGKIANGICDNLLTCVVRAWDTSRPLLFCPAMNTAMWQHPITAQQVSRLTEFGYVEIPCIAKKLVCGDEGKGAMAEVSTIVSVVKQYLPIPDESSQKTSM; encoded by the exons ATGCAGACAGAGGAGCATGATTCTGGTCTAAAGGCTGGTTTGTTGAAATCTTGTGGGACATGTCGTGTTCTTGTCGGTGTGACGGGAAGTGTTGCAGCCCTAAAACTGCCTGTGTTGGTATCACAGCTTCTTCAGCTCTCTGGG GTGGACATAAGAGTAGTCACTACCGAACATGCCAAGCACTTCTACAATCCTGCAGAGGTCTCAGTAAAAGTCTACGATGACAAGGATGAGTGGGAG CTGTGGACTCAGAGGTCTGACCCTGTGTTGCACATTGAGCTAAGGCGCTGGGCAGACCTTTTTGTCATTGCCCCCCTTGATGCCAACACTCTTGGAAAAATTGCGAATGGAATTTGTGACAATCTCCTG ACATGTGTGGTGAGAGCCTGGGACACCAgtcgtcctctcctcttctgccCTGCCATGAATACAGCCATGTGGCAGCATCCCATCACAGCCCAGCAGGTATCCAGGCTCACAGAGTTTGGATATGTGGAAATCCCCTGCATTGCTAAGAAGCTAGTATGTGGAGATGAAG GTAAAGGAGCCATGGCAGAGGTATCCACTATTGTCAGTGTTGTCAAACAATATCTTCCGATACCAGATGAGTCATCTCAGAAAACATCCATGTAA
- the ppcdc gene encoding phosphopantothenoylcysteine decarboxylase isoform X3, which translates to MQTEEHDSGLKAGLLKSCGTCRVLVGVTGSVAALKLPVLVSQLLQLSGTCVVRAWDTSRPLLFCPAMNTAMWQHPITAQQVSRLTEFGYVEIPCIAKKLVCGDEGKGAMAEVSTIVSVVKQYLPIPDESSQKTSM; encoded by the exons ATGCAGACAGAGGAGCATGATTCTGGTCTAAAGGCTGGTTTGTTGAAATCTTGTGGGACATGTCGTGTTCTTGTCGGTGTGACGGGAAGTGTTGCAGCCCTAAAACTGCCTGTGTTGGTATCACAGCTTCTTCAGCTCTCTGGG ACATGTGTGGTGAGAGCCTGGGACACCAgtcgtcctctcctcttctgccCTGCCATGAATACAGCCATGTGGCAGCATCCCATCACAGCCCAGCAGGTATCCAGGCTCACAGAGTTTGGATATGTGGAAATCCCCTGCATTGCTAAGAAGCTAGTATGTGGAGATGAAG GTAAAGGAGCCATGGCAGAGGTATCCACTATTGTCAGTGTTGTCAAACAATATCTTCCGATACCAGATGAGTCATCTCAGAAAACATCCATGTAA
- the hacd3 gene encoding very-long-chain (3R)-3-hydroxyacyl-CoA dehydratase — MPLTPLVYWAQRHEDIYLRVELTDAQDIDVHVHENILQFKAQGHGAKGQNEYEFSLEFLSPVKPEVIHRSTQRQVNITVKKGQHGWWERLTLKERKPVFLAPDFDRWLDESDAEMEIREKEEKKNRLKASRHKEEEGFISLKTAFLFVYNLVQFLGFSWIFVNMTVRLFIFGQDSLYDTFHTISDVMFFCQILAAVEVLNAAFGVVHSGVIPSLIQVVGRNFVLFIIFGSLEEMHNRPVVFFVFYLWSAIEIVRYPFYMLGCFNTEWKTLTWLRYTIWIPLYPLGVLAEAVAVIQSIPIFDETKLFSIPLPKSLGTSISFSFVLYIYLVLMCLGLLINFRHLYKQRKRRFRTKKRKAN; from the exons ATGCCGCTCACACCCCTCGTTTACTGGGCTCAACGCCACGAAGACATTTACCTGCGAGTGGAGCTGACAGACGCTCAG GATATAGATGTGCATGTCCATGAAAACATCCTTCAGTTTAAAG cCCAGGGCCATGGTGCGAAAGGACAAAATGAATACGAGTTTAGCTTGGAGTTTCTTTCACCAGTAAAGCCAGAG GTGATCCACAGGTCCACGCAGCGCCAAGTGAACATCACAGTGAAGAAAGGGCAGCACGGCTGGTGGGAAAGactgacgctgaaggagcgcAAACCGGTGTTCCTGGCTCCGGACTTTGACCGCTGGCTGGACGAGTCGGATGCTGAGATGGAGATCCGGGAAAAA gaggagaaaaagaACAGGCTGAAGGCTTCCAGGCATAAAGAGGAAGAAG GGTTTATCAGCCTGAAAACAGCCTTTCTGTTTGTCTATAACCTCGTGCAGTTTCTTGGTTTTTCATGGATCTTTGTCAACATGACCGTGCGGCTCTTCATCTTTGGCCAAG ATTCTCTCTACGACACATTTCACACCATATCGGACGTGATGTTCTTCTGCCAGATCTTGGCTGCAGTCGAAGTCCTCAACGCTGCTTTTGGTGTCGTCCACTCGGGTGTTATTCCAAGTCTTATACAG GTGGTTGGAAGGAATTTTGTCCTCTTCATCATTTTTGGTAGTTTGGAAGAAATGCACAACCGGCCTGTTGTGTTCTTCGTCTTCTATCTGTGGAGTGCCATTGAGATTGTGCG GTATCCATTTTACATGCTGGGCTGCTTCAACACAGAGTGGAAAACTCTGACATGGCTGCGGTACACAATCTGGATACCACTGTATCCATTAGGTGTTTTAGCAGAAG CTGTTGCTGTAATACAATCCATTCCCATCTTTGATGAGACCAAACTCTTCAGCATTCCTCTGCCGAAATCCCTCGGTACTTCCATCAGCTTCTCTTTCGTCCTGTACATCTATCTGGTCCTCATGTGTCTTG GACTGCTTATCAACTTCCGTCATCTCTACAAGCAGAGGAAGAGGCGTTTCCGTACCAAAAAGAGGAAAGCTAATTGA